From a region of the Arachis ipaensis cultivar K30076 chromosome B09, Araip1.1, whole genome shotgun sequence genome:
- the LOC107618624 gene encoding pentatricopeptide repeat-containing protein At1g02150, with protein sequence MLLQHFVSLKNPNTPHILSSSLSYSSATLPSVFNPSSSTFPHAQLTCPRTLSVTCTASNAQTVGYRRKPAEAWKAICKRISLIEKPEVDSSTVLNQWESKGKWIKKLDVCRVIKDLRKFNKHRRALEVYDWMDRRPERYRITPSDIAIQLDLIAKVHGAPSAEAFFLRLPDKAKNKRTYGALLNIYVHFQLKEKAESLFDTMKSKGHAIESLTFNVMMTLYMNFKDYDQVDILVSEMIKNNIKLDAYSYNIWLSSCGSQGLTEKMEQVFDQMTKDPNVVPNCSTFTTMATTYIKMNLFEKAEECIRNAESKIEGRDRIPYHYILSLYGSIGKKDEVYRVWNNYKLSFPSIPNLGYHSVISSLVRMDDIEGAENLYEQWVSAKAFYDPRIGNLLIGWYVKNGNTDKAIRFFDRMKEDGGVPNPSTWELLSMLHIADKRVTESLSCLKEAFVAKGSKSWRPNATNLDAFFKLCEEQGDMACADDLIELLKKSEFVKDEVYASMIGLSDGTVGKGECSSKIDAVDKTMDYNSQMLNQMESSF encoded by the exons ATGCTCCTTCAACACTTTGTGTCTCTCAAAAACCCTAACACTCCTCACATTCTCTCCTCTTCCCTCTCTTATTCTTCGGCAACACTTCCCTCCGTCTTCAACCCTTCTTCTTCCACCTTCCCTCACGCGCAACTCACGTGTCCTCGCACCCTCTCTGTCACGTGCACTGCGTCCAACGCCCAAACCGTGGGTTACAGGCGAAAACCCGCTGAAGCGTGGAAAGCTATATGCAAGAGGATATCGTTGATTGAGAAGCCAGAAGTGGATTCTTCTACTGTGTTGAATCAGTGGGAGAGTAAAGGAAAATGGATCAAGAAATTGGATGTTTGTAGAGTCATCAAAGACTTGAGAAAATTCAACAAGCATAGAAGGGCACTTGAG GTATATGATTGGATGGACAGAAGACCAGAGAGATATAGAATAACTCCGAGTGACATTGCAATTCAGTTAGATCTAATTGCCAAAGTTCATGGAGCTCCTAGTGCAGAAGCATTTTTTCTGAGGCTGCCTGATAAGGCAAAAAACAAGAGGACATATGGAGCCCTTTTGAATATATATGTGCATTTTCAGTTGAAGGAAAAGGCAGAATCTTTATTCGACACAATGAAGAGTAAAGGTCATGCAATTGAATCATTAACATTTAATGTAATGATGACTCTGTACATGAACTTCAAGGATTATGATCAGGTTGATATTTTGGTTTCAGAAATGATTAAGAACAACATAAAGCTGGATGCCTATTCATATAATATCTGGCTATCTTCTTGTGGATCTCAAGGATTAACAGAAAAGATGGAACAAGTGTTTGATCAGATGACAAAGGATCCTAACGTAGTTCCTAACTGTTCTACATTCACGACAATGGCTACAACTTACATTAAGATGAATCTGTTTGAAAAAGCAGAAGAGTGCATAAGAAACGCTGAGAGCAAAATCGAAGGTAGGGACAGAATACCTTATCATTATATCCTAAGTTTATATGGAAGTATTGGAAAGAAAGATGAAGTTTATCGTGTGTGGAATAACTATAAACTAAGTTTTCCCAGTATACCAAACTTGGGATACCATTCTGTTATTTCTTCCCTGGTTAGAATGGATGATATTGAGGGTGCAGAAAATCTCTATGAGCAATGGGTTTCAGCAAAAGCATTTTATGATCCTAGAATAGGAAACCTTCTCATAGGTTGGTATGTTAAGAATGGCAATACAGATAAAGCTATTAGGTTCTTTGACAGGATGAAAGAAGATGGTGGAGTTCCAAATCCAAGTACTTGGGAGCTTCTATCTATGTTGCATATTGCAGATAAAAGGGTAACTGAATCTCTGTCTTGCTTGAAAGAAGCTTTTGTGGCCAAAGGTTCAAAAAGTTGGAGACCAAACGCTACAAACTTGGACGCATTCTTTAAGCTATGTGAGGAACAAGGAGACATGGCATGCGCCGATGATTTGATCGAGTTGTTGAAGAAATCAGAATTTGTTAAAGATGAAGTTTATGCATCAATGATTGGCTTATCTGATGGTACCGTTGGCAAAGGTGAATGTTCAAGTAAGATTGATGCAGTAGATAAAACTATGGATTATAACTCGCAAATGTTGAACCAAATGGAAAGTAGTTTTTGA
- the LOC107618752 gene encoding dol-P-Man:Man(7)GlcNAc(2)-PP-Dol alpha-1,6-mannosyltransferase codes for MHDFLYHRLHLDNYDHLEFPGVVPRTFIGALLVSLVAAPFVLVVNLLHLPKFYALVTVRMALGSITLYTLRFFRHKIRSKFGHQVEAFFVILTAIQFHFLFYCTRPLPNILALAVVNLAYGYWLEGRFYAALNSLIFATTVFRCDIVLLLGPLGLQFLLTKKISLWGALKRCTMMAFFCIGITILVDSIMWKRLLWPEFEVFWFNSVLNRSSEWGTHAFHWYFTSALPRSLLVAYPLSLFGLIVDRRVRSYTLPVLAFILLYSKLPHKELRFIISSVPIFNLSASVAANRIYNNKRKMIWNLLFIIMLGLFLISLGGTITTFMASYWNYPSGHALKRLHAIGESMSPETWIHIDTFSAMNGISRFCESDFPWRYSKEEEISMQELAQRNFTFLINEHPMINGFKCLFTEDGFSRIHLNPGFPPVLLVKNPKVFIHGNLRNMDLFDKNWPGCS; via the exons ATGCATGATTTTCTTTATCATCGGCTTCACTTAGACAAT TATGATCATCTGGAATTTCCCGGGGTGGTTCCTCGCACTTTCATCG GTGCTTTGTTGGTGTCTCTTGTTGCGGCTCCATTTGTGTTAGTTGTAAATTTGCTGCACTTGCCAAAGTTTTATGCTCTTGTTACAG TTCGGATGGCCCTAGGGAGCATTACCCTATATACACTAAGATTCTTCCGTCACAAG ATAAGGAGTAAATTTGGGCATCAAGTAGAAGCCTTCTTTGTGATACTAACTGCCATTCAATTTCACTTCCTTTTCTATTGTACTCGTCCACTTCCTAACATTCTTGCCTTAGCTGTAG TTAATTTGGCATATGGATACTGGCTTGAGGGGCGCTTTTATGCAGCTCTGAACTCTCTG ATTTTTGCTACAACCGTATTCAGATGTGACATAGTGTTACTTCTAGGCCCCCTTGGGCTACAATTCCTCTTG acaaaaaaaatttcactatGGGGTGCTCTGAAACGTTGCACTATGATGGCCTTCTTCTGCATAG GTATAACCATATTGGTTGATTCAATCATGTGGAAGAGGTTATTGTGGCCTGAATTTGAAGTCTTCTGGTTTAACTCTGTACTAAACAGGAGTTCTGAATGGGGA ACGCATGCTTTCCACTGGTACTTCACCTCAGCACTTCCTCGTTCATTGCTTGTTGCATATCCACTTTCACTG TTTGGTCTCATTGTAGACAGAAGGGTTCGATCTTACACTTTGCCAGTTCTTGCCTTTATTTTGCTTTATTCTAAGCTTCCCCACAAG GAGCTTCGTTTTATTATAAGTTCAGTACCAATTTTCAACTTATCAGCTTCGGTTGCAGCCAATAGAAT TTACAACAATAAGAGAAAGATGATCTGGAACTTGCTTTTCATCATTATGTTGGGGTTGTTTCTAATCAG TCTAGGAGGCACCATCACAACTTTCATGGCATCATACTGGAACTATCCTAGTGGTCATGCCTTAAAAAGATTGCATGCAATTGGTGAGTCTATGAGTCCTGAAACA TGGATTCACATTGATACATTTTCAGCCATGAATGGAATATCTCGCTTTTGTGAAAGTGATTTCCCTTGGAG GTATTCTAAAGAGGAAGAAATAAGCATGCAAGAACTTGCGCAAAGGAATTTCACTTTTCTTATAAA TGAACATCCTATGATCAATGGATTCAAGTGTCTATTTACTGAAGATGGATTCTCAAGAATTCACTTGAATCCGGGCTTTCCACCTGTTTTACTG GTTAAAAATCCCAAAGTGTTTATCCATGGAAATTTAAGGAACATGGATCTTTTCGACAAAAATTGGCCTGGCTGCTCATAA